The Brevundimonas sp. SORGH_AS_0993 genome segment GCGCCGGGGGCCATGGGCGACGCCAAGCGCCTGGTCAACGACATCGCCCAGCACAAGATCGACAATGGCCTGCTGGATGACACGGCGCGCCGCATCGCCCGCGCCCGCGTCTCGCCCGAGGGCCAGGAAGGCGTGCGGGCCTTTCTGGACAAGCGCAAGCCGAACTGGGTCGGCTGAGCCTTCGGCCTATTCGGCGGTCGTCTTCTTGGCGGCCGCCTTTTTCGTCGCAGGCTTCTTGGCCGTCGATTTTGCGGCCGCCTTCTTGGCCGGGGCTTTCTTCTTCGGCGCAGCGCCCGCCTTGGCCGCCAGTAGGGGAAGGGCGGCCTCCAGCGTCAGGTCTTCCGGCGCCGTGCCGCGAGGCAGGGTTGCGTTGATTTTGCCCGACTTCACATAGGGGCCGAAACGGCCGGCCATGACGTGGATCGGTTCGCCCGTCTCCGGGTGAGCGCCCAGATCCTTCAGCGGCGCGGCCGCCGCCCCCCGTCCGCGTGCTCCGCCGGCGCGTTTTTCGGCCAATAGGGCCACGGCGCGGTTCAGGCCGATGTCGAACACCTCTTCGATGTCCGACACATTGGCGTAGGTTCCGTCGTGCAGGATGAAAGGGCCGTAGCGCCCAAGTCCGGCGCTGATCGTCTTGCCGTCCTCGGGGTGGGCGCCCACCTGACGGGGCAGGGACAGCAGCTTTAGCGCGCGGTCCAGGTCCAGCGACGCCGGCGACCAGCCTTTGGGCAGGGACGAGCGTTTGGGCTTCTCCCCATCCGGCGGGGTGATTTCGACATAGGGGCCGAAGCGGCCGATCTTGAGCTGGACCGGCTGACCCGTCGCCGGATCGATCCCCAGTTCGCGGTCGCCGCTCTCCGCCGAGCCGTCCTCGGCCGACGGGCTGGCGACGGGGCGGGTGTATTTGCAATCGGGATAGCGCGAGCAGCCGATGAAGGCGCCGAAGCGGCTGGTCTTCAGGCTGAGCTGACCCTGATGGCACAGCGGGCATTCGCGCGGGTCCGAGCCGTCGCCCTTGTCCGGGAAGATATGGGCGCCCAGGCTTTCGTTCAGGGCGTCGAGGATGGCGGTGGTCCGCAGTTCCCCGGCAGCCTGGGTCGCGGCATGGAAGTCCTGCCAGAACTGGCGCAGCAGCACCTTCCAGTCCAGTTGACCGGCCGACACCTCGTCGAGTTGGGTCTCCAGCGCGGCGGTGAAGTCGTATTCGACCCACTTCTTGAAGAACTGCTCCAGGAAGGCCGTGACCAGCCTTCCCTTGTCTTCGGGATAGAAACGGTTCTTGTCGACGCGGACGTATTCGCGGTCGCGCAGGGTCGACAGGGTCGAAGCGTAGGTCGAGGGACGGCCGATGCCCAGTTCTTCCAGCTTCTTGACCAGGGTGGCTTCCGAATAGCGCGGCGGCGGCTCGGTGAAATGCTGGTCAGTGCGGATGGCGTCGACCTTGGCCTTGGCGCCCTCCTTCAAGGCGGGCAGGCGGCTGGTGTCGTCCTCGCCCTCGTCGCCTTCAGCGCCCTTCTGCTTCTCGTCGCGGCCTTCCTCATAGACGGCCAGGAAGCCGTCGAAGGTCACGACCTGGCCGGTGGCGCGAAGACCCGTCTGGCCGTCCGAGGTCTCGATGTCGACCGTGGTGCGATCCAGCCGCGCGGCCTCCATCTGCGAGGCGACCATCCGCTTCCAGATCAGATCGTACAGACGTTGCAAATCCGATTCCAAACGGACGGAATCGGGATGGCGCGCGATGTTGGTCGGTCGGATCGCCTCGTGCGCCTCTTGGGCGTTCTTGGCCTTGACCTTGTAATAGCGAGGCTCGGCCGGGACGTAGGCTGGGCCGTATTCCTTTCCGATGACCTCACGCGCCTGGGCCAGGCCCTCGGGGCTGACCGAGACGCCGTCCGTCCGCATATAGGTGATCAGGCCGCCGGTCTCATCCACGCCTTCATACAGTTTCTGCGCCGCCTGCATGGTGCGTTGGGCGGTGAAGCCCAGCTTGCGCGCCGCCTCCTGCTGCAGGGTGGAGGTGGTGAAGGGCGGCGCCGGGTTGCGGCGGACGGGCTTTTTCTCGACCGAGTTGATTGTGAAATCGCCGGCCTGGATGGCGGCGCGGGCGGCTGAGGCGGTGGCCTCGTCCTTGATGTCCAGGCGCTGGACGCGCTTGCCGGCGTGTTTGACCAGGCGGGCGGTGAAGGGCGGGCTGTCGGCCGTGAGGTCGGCCTCGATGGACCAGTATTCCTGCGGCCTGAACTTCTCGATCTCCATCTCGCGATCGACGACGATGCGAAGGGCGACCGACTGCACCCGCCCGGCCGAGCGGGCGCCCGGCAGCTTGCGCCACAGCACCGGCGACAGGGTGAAGCCCACCAGATAGTCCAGCGCGCGCCGCGCCAGATACGCCTCGACCAGCTCCATATCCAGCTGGCGCGGATTGGCCATCGCCTCCAGCACGGCGGACTTGGTGATGGCGTTGAAGGTGACGCGCTGGACCTCGGTGTCCTTCAGCGCCTTCTTCTTGTTCAGCACTTCCAGGACGTGCCAGCTGATCGCTTCGCCTTCGCGGTCGGGGTCGGTCGCCAGGATGACGCGGTCGGCGCGCTTTGCCGCTTCGGCGATTTCGGACAGCCGTTTGGCGCCCTTGGCGTCGGCCTCCCAGTGCATGGAGAAGTCGTCGTCGGGCAGGACCGAGCCGTCCTTGGACGGCAGGTCGCGGACGTGGCCGTAGGAGGCCAGGACCTCGTAGTCCGAGCCGAGATATTTGTTGATGGTCTTGGCCTTTGCGGGGCTCTCGACGATGACGAGGTTCATATCGGTCCGGTCTCGGGAAGGGGCGCGAACGTGGTTGGAGCGAGGCCGTGTGTCAATCGTCGGCTGAAAAGGACACGCAAAGGTAGTTGAAATATTCCGACCTGCTCGTCTAGATTGTCTTTATCCAAGGAGAGTTCAGATGGTGCGATCGACCAAGTCAGAGGCCAGCCAGCCGCCGCCTAGAAAGCGGGGGGCGTTTCTGACGCGGGAGTACATTGGCGCCATGGCGTTGGAACTCGCGCGGATGGCGCGGGGCGACGGCGACGAACGCCTGGCCCGTCAACTGGATCAGGCCGCCGAGATCGCCGCAGGGCCGCAAGGTCTGAGCCAAAACCAGCAGCAGGGTTAGGACGAGGCCAGGCCGCCCGGCAGCAGTTCGGCCCGGTTGGTCAGACTCAGTTCCAGAAGGGCGGCGGCGACACGGCCGACGGGCGCGTTCAGCGCTCGGGCGATCTCGTCGCGTGGCGTCGGCGTGGGCGACAGCAAGGCGGCGACGCGGTCCAGGAAGGCCGGGTCGGCGGCGTCCTCGTCGAACACCAGCGGCGGCGGGGCAGGGGCGCGCAGGGTCCGCAGGGTTTCGAAGGCGCGCTCGATGTCCTCGATTCCCTCGCACAGGATGGCACCCTGGCGCAGCAGTTCGTTCGGCCCGCGCGCGCGGGGGTCGAGCGGCGAACCTGGCACGGCGAAGACGTCGCGTCCCTGTTCGCCCGCCAGCCGGGCCGTGATCAGGGAGCCGGATCGGATTTCGGCCTCCACCACGACCACGCCGCGCGCCAGGCCCGAGATGATGCGGTTTCGGCGAGGGAAGTCCCGGGCCTGGGCGCGGGCGCCGACCGGGCTTTCGGACACCACACAGCCCTGATCGGCGATGCGGGCGTAGAGATCGGCGTGTTCGGCCGGATAGATATCGTCAACCCCGCCGCCCAGAACGGCGACGGTGCCCGTGGTCATGGCGCCTTCGTGCGCGGCGGCGTCGATGCCGCGCGCCAGACCCGAGACGACGACATGCCCTGCCTGTCCCAACTGCTGAGCCAGACCGCGCGCGATGCGCTGTCCGCCGGCCGAGGCGATTCTGGCGCCGACCACGGCGACGGCCGGGCGGTTCAGCAGGTCGATGCGCCCTCGGGTCCAAAGGATCGGCGGCGGCGGGTCCAGCGCCGCCAGCATGGCCGGATAGTCAGCCTCGCCCAGAACCAGCAGCCGTGCGTCGATCTTCTCTCCCGCCGCCAACTCCCGCTCGACCGCCTCCATAGGGGGCGGAACCGACGCTGCGCCCGATTTGCGGATCAGACCGGGCAGGGCGGCCAGGGCGCGTCCGGCCGAGCCGTAGCGTGTCAGAAGCTGGGTGAAGGCGACGGGGCCGATGCGGTCGGTGCGAGCCAGCCGCAGTCGCGCGAACCGTTCGGCCGGGTCAAGGGTCACGCCTTCTTGGCCCCGATGCGCGGTTCTTCGCCCTTCAGAAGACGGGTGATGTTCTGATGATGCCGTATCCAGATCAGGAGGGCGGCGAAGACGGTCAGGAACAGAATCGGCGGTTCCACCGGAAGGCCGACGGCGGCCAGCGGCGCCAAGGCCAGAAGCGGCGCGGTCGCGGACGAAATCAGCGCCGCCAGCGACGAATAGCGGAAGGCGAAGGCGCAGAGCAGCCAGATCGCCCCGGCCATCAGACCCAGCGGCCAGGCCGCCGCCAGCAGCAGCCCATAGAAGGTGGCCACCCCCTTGCCGCCCTTGAAGCCCAGCCAGACCGGAAACAGATGGCCGAGAAAGGCCGCGCCGCCGGCGATGGCGCCGGCCAGTTCGCTGTGGAACAGATGCCGAGCCATCAGCAGGGCGGCAGCGCCCTTGCCCGCGTCCAGCAGCAGGGTGGCCAGGGCCAGGTCCTTGCGGCCCATCCTCAGCACATTGGTCGCGCCGATGTTGCCAGAGCCTATGTTGCGCACGTCGCCGGCGCCTGCAGCGCGAGTGATGACGACGCCGAATGGAATGGAGCCGAGCAGGTAGCCGCCGAGCGCGACCAGCGCCAAGGTCCCGATCGCGGGGCCGACAAGATCCTGCACTTTGATTCGCTCCCCGCGTCGTGTCCGGGCAAAATGCGTCGGCGCGCGACGCCGGGCAAGGGCGATCCGACCTCTTGACCCGCCAACGGCGGTCGCCTCATGTCGCGGCCCGAATTGGGAGTTCCTGCATGCGCGCCGCTTTCCGTCCCGTTGTCCTGATGTCCGCGCTGTCGACGCTGGCGGTCTCGGCAGGCTGTGTCGCCGCGCCTCAGACGGTGTCGGCGCCCTCGGGCCCGCCTGCGCTGGCGGCCTATTTCGACTGCGTGCGCGACGGCGGGGCCGCGATCTCGGCGCACCGGGCCGTGTCGGCGTCGGATCAGCCGGAGAACTCCATCGCCGCCATCGAGGCGACCGGCCGGGCGATCCCCGATGCGATCCTGGAACTGGACGCCGTCCTGACCAAGGACCGGCATCTGGTGCTGATGCACGACGACACGATGGAGCGGACGACGACGGGGCGTGGCCGGGTCGCGGACCTGACGCTGGCCCAGGTGAGACAGGCGCGGCTGAAGGCGTCGAACGGCGCCCTGACGCGCGCGGCGCCCCCGACCCTGGCCGAGGCGCTGGACGCCGCAGGGCGGGTGGGCGCCATCGCCAGCATCGACCTGAAGCCCGCAGAGGGCGACATGACCGTCGATCTGGCCCGTGCGGTGATCGCCCAGGTGCGGCGGTCGGGCGCGCAGGATCGGGTGATCCTGATCACCTACAATGATGCGGATGCGCGGGCGGTGGCGGCCCTGGCGCCCGAGATGATGATCTCGGCCGGGCTGGGCGGCGTGAGCGATCTTGCCGGGTTGAACGCATCCCAAATCCTGGCCTGGACCGGCACGCGCGAGGAGCGGCCGGCGCTGTGGCGTGCGCTGCGCGAGGCGGGGGTGGAGGTTCAGTTCGGCACACTGGGGGCGCAAGGCATAAGGCGCGACGACCGCTATGCGGCCGACGGCGACGTGTCGGAATATCGCGATCTGGTGCGCCAGGGCGTGACGGTCATCGCCACCGACACCCCGATGGCGGTCAAGTCTGTGCTGGGGACCGAGATCGCCAAGGCCGGGACCTGTCCGCGCCCGCGCTGATTTGCGCTGCATCAAGGGCGACG includes the following:
- the topA gene encoding type I DNA topoisomerase gives rise to the protein MNLVIVESPAKAKTINKYLGSDYEVLASYGHVRDLPSKDGSVLPDDDFSMHWEADAKGAKRLSEIAEAAKRADRVILATDPDREGEAISWHVLEVLNKKKALKDTEVQRVTFNAITKSAVLEAMANPRQLDMELVEAYLARRALDYLVGFTLSPVLWRKLPGARSAGRVQSVALRIVVDREMEIEKFRPQEYWSIEADLTADSPPFTARLVKHAGKRVQRLDIKDEATASAARAAIQAGDFTINSVEKKPVRRNPAPPFTTSTLQQEAARKLGFTAQRTMQAAQKLYEGVDETGGLITYMRTDGVSVSPEGLAQAREVIGKEYGPAYVPAEPRYYKVKAKNAQEAHEAIRPTNIARHPDSVRLESDLQRLYDLIWKRMVASQMEAARLDRTTVDIETSDGQTGLRATGQVVTFDGFLAVYEEGRDEKQKGAEGDEGEDDTSRLPALKEGAKAKVDAIRTDQHFTEPPPRYSEATLVKKLEELGIGRPSTYASTLSTLRDREYVRVDKNRFYPEDKGRLVTAFLEQFFKKWVEYDFTAALETQLDEVSAGQLDWKVLLRQFWQDFHAATQAAGELRTTAILDALNESLGAHIFPDKGDGSDPRECPLCHQGQLSLKTSRFGAFIGCSRYPDCKYTRPVASPSAEDGSAESGDRELGIDPATGQPVQLKIGRFGPYVEITPPDGEKPKRSSLPKGWSPASLDLDRALKLLSLPRQVGAHPEDGKTISAGLGRYGPFILHDGTYANVSDIEEVFDIGLNRAVALLAEKRAGGARGRGAAAAPLKDLGAHPETGEPIHVMAGRFGPYVKSGKINATLPRGTAPEDLTLEAALPLLAAKAGAAPKKKAPAKKAAAKSTAKKPATKKAAAKKTTAE
- the dprA gene encoding DNA-processing protein DprA, whose amino-acid sequence is MTLDPAERFARLRLARTDRIGPVAFTQLLTRYGSAGRALAALPGLIRKSGAASVPPPMEAVERELAAGEKIDARLLVLGEADYPAMLAALDPPPPILWTRGRIDLLNRPAVAVVGARIASAGGQRIARGLAQQLGQAGHVVVSGLARGIDAAAHEGAMTTGTVAVLGGGVDDIYPAEHADLYARIADQGCVVSESPVGARAQARDFPRRNRIISGLARGVVVVEAEIRSGSLITARLAGEQGRDVFAVPGSPLDPRARGPNELLRQGAILCEGIEDIERAFETLRTLRAPAPPPLVFDEDAADPAFLDRVAALLSPTPTPRDEIARALNAPVGRVAAALLELSLTNRAELLPGGLASS
- the plsY gene encoding glycerol-3-phosphate 1-O-acyltransferase PlsY, whose product is MQDLVGPAIGTLALVALGGYLLGSIPFGVVITRAAGAGDVRNIGSGNIGATNVLRMGRKDLALATLLLDAGKGAAALLMARHLFHSELAGAIAGGAAFLGHLFPVWLGFKGGKGVATFYGLLLAAAWPLGLMAGAIWLLCAFAFRYSSLAALISSATAPLLALAPLAAVGLPVEPPILFLTVFAALLIWIRHHQNITRLLKGEEPRIGAKKA
- a CDS encoding glycerophosphodiester phosphodiesterase family protein, which encodes MRAAFRPVVLMSALSTLAVSAGCVAAPQTVSAPSGPPALAAYFDCVRDGGAAISAHRAVSASDQPENSIAAIEATGRAIPDAILELDAVLTKDRHLVLMHDDTMERTTTGRGRVADLTLAQVRQARLKASNGALTRAAPPTLAEALDAAGRVGAIASIDLKPAEGDMTVDLARAVIAQVRRSGAQDRVILITYNDADARAVAALAPEMMISAGLGGVSDLAGLNASQILAWTGTREERPALWRALREAGVEVQFGTLGAQGIRRDDRYAADGDVSEYRDLVRQGVTVIATDTPMAVKSVLGTEIAKAGTCPRPR